From a single Lolium rigidum isolate FL_2022 chromosome 7, APGP_CSIRO_Lrig_0.1, whole genome shotgun sequence genomic region:
- the LOC124672896 gene encoding polyamine oxidase 1-like: MKPYTAIILVFAAVVAQCPSHTTAADPKVIIVGAGMSGISAGKRLWEAGITDFVILEATDRMGGRIHKSEFAGVNVEIGANWVEGVNGDEMNPIWNMANGTGLNLRTFRSDFDHLASNTYKKDGGLYDKKFVEKIIKRMDEVEESGSKLAGTLQNSGQQDMSVMSMQRLTGQMPTGPFTPIEMVVDYFQHDFEFAEPPRVTSLHNTHPLSTFNNFGKDVYFVADQRGYESVVHHVAGQYLETDPESGDIVDPRLKLNMVVREITYSHSGVTVRTDDDKVYRADYVIVSASLGVLQTDLIRFEPQLPSWKTMSIYQFDMAVYTKIFLKFPKRFWPDGPGTEFFLYASGRRGYYPVWQQLEMQYPGSNVLLVTVTDDESRRIEQQSDKQTMTEAVEVLRKMFPGKDVPEATEILVPRWWSNRFFKGTFSNWPIGVSRYEFDLIRAPVGRVYFTGEHTSEKYNGYVHGAYLAGIDSADILINCTKKKMCCYNVKGKHDQSKEPSRAYAAAAQPSAVARRISDQPQPPRLLAPRLPR; the protein is encoded by the exons ATGAAGCCCTACACGGCCATAATTCTGGTGTTCGCAGCAGTTGTAGCACAATGCCCCTCCCATACCACCGCTGCCGATCCTAAGGTCATCATCGTCGGCGCCGGCATGTCTG GTATCTCGGCTGGGAAGAGGCTATGGGAGGCTGGGATCACTGACTTTGTTATCCTTGAGGCGACCGACCGCATGGGCGGGCGCATCCATAAATCCGAGTTCGCTGGGGTGAATGTCGAGATTGGGGCCAACTGGGTGGAGGGTGTGAATGGCGACGAGATGAACCCCATCTGGAACATGGCGAACGGCACTGGCCTCAACCTCAGGACCTTCCGCTCCGACTTCGACCACCTCGCTAGCAATACCTACAAGAAAGA TGGTGGTCTTTACGACAAGAAATTTGTTGAGAAGATAATCAAGAGAATGGATGAGGTGGAAGAGAGCGGTAGCAAGCTCGCCGGTACCTTGCAGAACAGCGGCCAACAAGACATGTCCGTCATGTCCATGCAACGCCTCACCGGCCA GATGCCTACCGGTCCATTCACGCCGATCGAGATGGTGGTCGACTACTTCCAACACGACTTCGAGTTCGCAGAGCCGCCGCGGGTGACGAGCCTGCATAACACACATCCTCTGTCGACGTTCAACAACTTCGGCAAGGACGTCTACTTCGTAGCCGACCAGCGCGGCTACGAGTCCGTCGTGCACCATGTTGCCGGGCAGTACCTCGAGACAGATCCTGAGTCCGGCGACATCGTCGACCCCAGGCTCAAACTGAACATGGTGGTGCGTGAGATCACCTACTCCCACAGCGGTGTCACGGTTAGGACGGACGACGACAAGGTGTACCGGGCAGACTACGTCATCGTCTCCGCTAGCCTCGGCGTCCTGCAGACAGACCTCATACGGTTCGAGCCGCAGCTGCCTTCATGGAAGACCATGTCAATCTACCAGTTTGACATGGCCGTGTACACCAAGATCTTCCTCAAGTTCCCCAAGAGGTTCTGGCCGGATGGTCCTGGCACGGAGTTCTTCCTCTATGCCAGCGGTAGGAGAGGGTACTACCCGGTGTGGCAACAGCTGGAGATGCAGTACCCAGGGTCCAACGTGTTGCTAGTGACCGTCACCGACGACGAGTCTAGGAGGATCGAGCAGCAGTCTGATAAGCAGACTATGACAGAGGCAGTGGAGGTGCTCAGGAAGATGTTCCCAGGGAAGGACGTGCCAGAAGCGACCGAGATACTTGTGCCTAGGTGGTGGTCCAACAGGTTTTTCAAGGGCACCTTTTCAAACTGGCCAATTGGAGTCAGCCGCTACGAATTCGACCTCATCCGG GCTCCGGTTGGGAGGGTTTACTTCACCGGTGAGCACACGAGCGAAAAGTACAATGGCTATGTCCATGGAGCATATCTTGCAG GCATTGACTCTGCTGACATCTTGATCAACTGTACCAAGAAAAAGATGTGCTGCTACAACGTCAAGGGAAAGCATGACCAATCCAAAG agccatctagGGCttacgccgccgccgcgcagcctTCCGCCGTCGCGCGCCGCATCTCCGATcagccgcagccgccgcgcctcctcgcccCGCGTCTGCCGCGATGA